The region GCAGTGGCCACAGTAATGGAATGGTTAGGTGTTCATGATGATGTGATTATTCCATTATATATTGTGACAGCGATTACCGGTGGTTATCATACAGCTAAAAGTGGTCTTTATGGTTTGCGTGCTTTAAGCTTTGATATGAACTTCCTTATGACTGCAGCGGTAATTGGTGCGGCAGCTATTGGCGAATGGAGCGAAGGCGCTACAGTGGCCTTTCTTTTCTCCTTTGGCAATACGCTTCAAACTTACACAATGGATAAAACTCGCCAGTCCATCCGGGCTTTGATGGAGTTGGCTCCACATGAAGCATTGGTGCGGCGGGGGAATCAAGAGCAAAGGTTGCCTGTTGACGAGATTGTTATCGGCGATATCATCATCGTGAAACCCGGTGAGCGAATCGCGATGGATGGTGTTGTAAAAAAGGGGATGTCGGCAGTAAACCAGGCTACCATCACTGGCGAATCTATTCCTGTCGAGAAAGCTGTCGGTGATACTGTATACGCAGGTACTGTTAACGAGCATGGTGCTCTGGAGATTGAAGTAACTAAAATAGCTGCAGATTCAACCCTGGCTAAAATCATGCACTTAGTGGAAGAGGCACAGGCACAAAAGGCCCCTTCACAACACTTTGTTGACGTTTTCTCGAAATACTATACGCCGGCGGTTCTCATTGCCGCTATCGGGGTTATGGTTCTTCCTTGGCTACTCTTTAATCAGCCATTCGCTACCTGGTTTTACAAAGGGCTTGTTCTTCTGGTCATCTCTTGCCCTTGTGCCTTAGTAATTTCCACGCCTGTTTCTATCGTGTCCGCTATCGGCAATTCATCCAGAAACGGTGTTTTAATAAAAGGCGGGGCCTATCTTGAACAGATGGGGGCAATCCAATCCATTGCGTTTGATAAGACCGGCACGTTAACCTATGGCCGCCCGGTTGTCACCGATATTATTCCGGTGGATGGCACTAGCGAGCTGGATTTCTTAACTACCGCTGCCTCGGTTGAAAAACTGTCCGAACATCCTTTGGCAGTTGCTATAGTGGAAAAGGCAAAAAGTCTTGCTCTGAAGTCGATAGCGAATTTCAAGGCATTAGTTGGTCGCGGTGCGCAAGCAGATGTTGACGGCAAAACGGTGTATATCGGCAACCTGCGTTTGTTTGAAGAGCTGGGCTTTGGACTATCGCAATACGAGCAGGATATGGCGGTACTTGAGCAACAAGGTAAAACAGTAATGCTGATGGGAACCAAAGAAGCGATTATGGGGATGATAGCTGTCGCCGATACTATCCGCGATAACAGCTTTACTGCTGTTCAGGCGTTGCGCGAGGCGGGAATGAAACACGTTGCGATGCTTACAGGCGATAACAGCCGCGTAGCTGGTGCTATCGCCGAAAAACTGGAACTTGACACGGTCTATAGTGAGTTGCTGCCTGAAGATAAAGTAAACGCAGTGAAAAACTTAATTAGAGATTATGGCAGTGTAGCCATGGTCGGGGATGGAGTAAACGACGCTCCGGCATTAGCTGCTGCCAATGTAGGTATAGCGATGGGGGTAGCAGGGTCGGATACGGCGCTGGAAACGGCAGATATTGCCCTAATGTCTGATGACCTCGAAAAACTGGCATACCTGATCAGACTTAGCCGTAAAACTGTAGCGGTTATTAAACAAAACATCGCTTTTGCCATCTTAGTCAAAATTGTTTTCGTCATCCTCACTTTTGCCGGCTATGTGAACTTATGGCTGGCGGTATTTGCCGATATGGGTTCTTCCATACTGGTAACCCTGAACGGAATGCGCTTAATGCGCAGGCTCAGGTAACATGTTCAGGCGATCAATTGTGGATGCAAATAGAGTATGAAAAAGGACCCCCCGCAAAATTGCGGGGGGGGGGCTTTAGTGCAAAGAGGTATATTTCCCGGA is a window of Sporomusaceae bacterium ACPt DNA encoding:
- the cadA gene encoding Cadmium-transporting ATPase; protein product: MAKKYSFRKGIKKKNSCECGCCSSEAVVSAAVPACGGRMEKADRSSGDGADTVTNNYDIEGLDCGDCAAKLENGIKKIKGVVNAQVNFASAKMKVTYNSSMLDSEDIAKAVSGFGYSAKLVKAASGHPGIRNAVFKVSGLDCADCAAKLEKMILAMAGVSSAQVNFAAGKIIVEHTISEDDIIKAIEQAGYNIERESKGPRPANSKPAWWTNKRTQATVVSGLLLAVATVMEWLGVHDDVIIPLYIVTAITGGYHTAKSGLYGLRALSFDMNFLMTAAVIGAAAIGEWSEGATVAFLFSFGNTLQTYTMDKTRQSIRALMELAPHEALVRRGNQEQRLPVDEIVIGDIIIVKPGERIAMDGVVKKGMSAVNQATITGESIPVEKAVGDTVYAGTVNEHGALEIEVTKIAADSTLAKIMHLVEEAQAQKAPSQHFVDVFSKYYTPAVLIAAIGVMVLPWLLFNQPFATWFYKGLVLLVISCPCALVISTPVSIVSAIGNSSRNGVLIKGGAYLEQMGAIQSIAFDKTGTLTYGRPVVTDIIPVDGTSELDFLTTAASVEKLSEHPLAVAIVEKAKSLALKSIANFKALVGRGAQADVDGKTVYIGNLRLFEELGFGLSQYEQDMAVLEQQGKTVMLMGTKEAIMGMIAVADTIRDNSFTAVQALREAGMKHVAMLTGDNSRVAGAIAEKLELDTVYSELLPEDKVNAVKNLIRDYGSVAMVGDGVNDAPALAAANVGIAMGVAGSDTALETADIALMSDDLEKLAYLIRLSRKTVAVIKQNIAFAILVKIVFVILTFAGYVNLWLAVFADMGSSILVTLNGMRLMRRLR